In the genome of Diaphorobacter sp. HDW4A, the window CAATATGCGGATGCGGACGCACGTCGATCTGCGACTGAGGCGTGACCGTCACCGGCCCGAAATGGTCGAAGAACATGAATGGCCCGATCGCCCGGCATTGCAACGACGGCAGCATGCGGCGCACGACGAAGCCTCCGCCGAGATCCTTTACATGTCCCGACAGACGCAGTGGCGTGGTGCTGTTCATCATGATCGCGCCAAGTCAGGCTACGCCACGCGCGATCTCGGTTGAGATCTCCGTGGTCACCCGGGTCATGAGTTTGTGGATCGGGCAATTCTCGGCTGCACGTTGAAGTTCGGCCCATTGCGCTTCGCTCAGATCCGCTTCGACCTGCATGCGCACGGCCAGACGATATGTGCCCGCGCGCTCATCACTCGCATCGCGCTCCACCTGGGTTTTCAACGCACCAATTGTCCAACCCTTGTGACGCGCGTACCAAAGCACAGTGAGCGCCTTGCACGAAGCCAGCGCCGCATCGTAGAGGTCATGCGGCTCGGGCCCCGTGTCCTCGCCCCCCTCCTTGAGCGGAGCATCAATGCGCAGCACGTGCTCGCGAATGCGCAGCTCGGCCGCCATCGGCGAGCTCTGGATGCGTTCAAGTTCGACTGTCATTGCTTCCTCTCTTGTTGACTGAGCTCGACCAGACCTAGTACCCCGCTCGCTTGGCATCCATGCTCCATGCTCCAGCGCCTGCGACTGACAGCGCAAGCAAGCCCCCCACAATCGCCAGATTCTTGACGAACATAAGTTGCTGCGTGGCAGCCTGAGCGCCCGATAAGGTCCAGTAATTGTGAAACAGACAGGCCGCTACCAGTGTGAAAAATGCCAATCCCCAAGACACGAGACGTATCTGAAAGCCAACAATCAATGCCAATCCGCCACCCACTTCTGCAACGATGGCTGCCGCAGCAAGCAACTGAGGAATGGGCAAACCCTGGGACGCGATGTAACCAACCGTACCATCAAACCCGGTGATCTTGCCAATTCCTGCAGGCAAGAACATATAGGCCAACAGCAGTCGTCCCAAAAGCAAGAGTGCGGAATTCAGACCCGAGCGTGATGTGTGTGTAGCCGTGACCATTTGCGTCTCCCTATGAAGTGACGCAATACCCTAACCGGGCAAATGGCGCGCGCTTTGTAGGATGATGGCGCGTCAGAGACCGAGCGTACAGGGCTGGGGCTCAGCGCGGCCCCACGCCTTCGCCGAAACGCAGATTGGTGCCCGTCACATGGAAAGCGATGCGCGGAGCATCTTCCGTGCTGAACGGCAGGCTGAGCGCGAGCTCGCCGTTGCCATGAAGAATGCAGCTGTCGCGACGCAGTTGAATGGGCGTGTCGCTACCGTCAAAACGCACCCACGTGCCAAAGGTGCTCAGATCCGTCAACACGAACGTGCCTTCGATCCAGTCGATGCGTGCGTGCAGACGCGAGACACGTTGGTCGTCGATGTAGAGATGGGCCTCGCTCGAGCGCCCGACATTCACTGGCACTTCGCTGGAGCGGAACTGCATGTGAGCGCGCCCCCACGAGAATTGGATCTCCAGCGGAGAGGTCGCCGTGATGGTGCCAAACTCGGTCAGGCCACCCTGCTGGGTGAGCATCTCTACGCCCTCGTCCTGACGCCACTCGATCTGGTACATCAACAGGGGCTCTGCCTTGCCGCGCACCTTGAGGTGGCCCAGGCGCACGAATCGCGCACTCGGCATGTCGCCCGTGACGTTGACCACCGCTTCGGTCGCCCAGATCTCGCCGGCTGCGGCGCGATCACACAGGCGTGCAGCGGTGTTTACTGCGTCGCCATAACAATCGCCGCCCACATCAAGCACCTCGCCACAATCGAGCCCCATGCGCACATCGGGATTGATGCTATGAATCGGCTCGGCAATGCGTTCGCGGTGTTCACGCATCAGATTGAGCATACCGCTCACCGCGACAGTGGAATCACTGAACAGCGCCATCACACCGTCGCCCAGCGTTTTGACCACGCGGCCGCCTTCCGCCTCGATGCGGGAAGCCATCCATTGCACAACCTCGGTCACCATAAGCGCCGCGCGCTCATTGCCAAGCGTCTCGTACAACGACGTGCTGCCGACAATGTCGGCAAAAACGACGGTAGTCTGTGCTCCAGTCAAAATGCGGGCCCTTTTCGGGCGATGGCACGCGTCACGAATTCCCCTCTTCCTTGCGTTCTACACACTGAACGGCACCTTGAGCGCCATTTGGTGAGTGTGATTTATCAATCACGATTGCAAACCGATTATCAGCATAATGCCAATGAAACAGCCTGATGTCACATCGACACTGTGACATCAATTGTCAACCGAATTAGTCATTTCGGAGTGGGAATTTACAAACGCCGCAGATTCCGGGCGCATATGACTCAATGAAGCAACAAGCCCTGATCGATAATTCCTGACGTGCATGACAACAGGCAAGTCTGCCTCGCTCGACTGGTCACAACCATGCCATAGATCCATCTTGTCCTGTCCCATGGCTTGCTTTTCCATCTGGCGACGTGGCAGCTCAATCTTTGACGTCGCTGGCAACCCTCCTCGCGGATCGCCCCGGTGCAATGCCACGCGAAACGCGCGCGTTGTAGACCGTCAGCCGGGACAGTCCCAGCAACCCGGCCACCTTCGCATCCGACTGCGAGCCGAGCAGCGCCAAGGCCTCGGGAGTCCATTCAAAACGGGCTGCGCGTAAAGAAAAGGACGGGGAAGACACCGCGCCTGAAGTTACGGCGGGCGCGATCGACAGCTCCTGCCGCTTGGCGATCACACTGGCCTTGCTGATGCCGAAGCGCCGGGCCAGCTCGGCATCGACCTCCTTGCCGAGACTGGCCAGCATCTCATCCGTCCACTGCACATGCCCGAATGCAGGAATGCCCAGCGCGTTGCGCTTGAGATTCACGGTCTTGGCGGTCGTGCCCCAGCGCTCTGCGAGCACGGAATCCTTGTCCGTGCCCAACAACGCGAGCATCTCATCGGTCCACGCGAGACTGGGGCGGCCCATGTCTATGAGTCGATCAGCAGCAGAAAAGCGGATCAGTCGACCAGGCCGGCGTACACATGCTGCGTGTCGTCGTCGTTCTCAAGACTTGCCAGAAACGCCTGCACCTCTTCCATCGCCTCGGCACTCAGTGACGCCGCGCTGATCGGGTTCTTGGCCTTGTAGCCAAGCTTGGCCGACAACACCTTCACGCCCTGTGCGGGCAGCGCCTTGCTGACCAGATCCAGATCGGTGGCATCGGTGATGAACAGCGTCACGCCCTCTTCGTCACCCGCCTCGAAGTCCTGCGCACCGGCCTCGATGGCAGCCATTTCCATGTCGGCATCCGCGTTGGCGGCTTCGCCTTCGATCATGCCCACATGGTCAAAATCCCACGCCACGGCGCTCATCTGGCCCTTGCGGAACAGCACCCGCATGTTGGGGGCCGTGCGGTTGGGGTTGTCCGTCAGGCACTCGACCATCACCGGCACGCGGTGCGGGGCATAGCCCTCGAACACCACGCGTTCGTAGCTCACGGCATCCGCACCGACGCCCGAACCCTTCTTGATCGCACGCTCCAGCGTGTCCTTGGGCATGGAAGCCTTGCGGGCAGCGTCCACCGCCATGCGCAAAGCGGCATTGCTGTTGGGATCGCCACCGGCGCGCGCGGCGACGGTGATTTCCTTGACGAGTTTGCCGAACAGTTTTCCCTTGGCATCGGCGACCAGCGCCTTGCCTTTAGCTTTCCATTGCGCGCCCATGGCTGCGATCCCTTGGTATTAGATGAACCGCACATTTTCGCGCAGATTGAAGTCCGAGAGGCTCGCATTGGCTCTCGGAATTCATTTTTACTGCGCGACCCGGGTCTTGAGAACCTCGGTGTGCTGCCCCAGAACCGGCGCCGCAAAAGGCTCAGGGCCCGGAGTGCGGTCGAATTCCACGGCCCGGGTGAAGCCCCGGTAGCTGCCGAGCGTCGGGTGTTCGAACGTGGCGATCATTGCCTCGGCCTGCACCTGCGGGTTGTCGAACATGTCCTCGACCGCACGCGCCGCCGCGCAGGGAACCGCCTCACCGAAGATCGCCTCCCACTCCAGCGCCGAGTGCGTCGCGAGCGCCTCGCGCAGCTTGGGAACGAGCTCGTCCTTGTGCTGGGCGCGCTTGCGCACCGAGTCATAGCGCTCGTTGGCCGCAATCTCGACAAGACCCGTCTTCTCGCAGAGCGCCGTCCAGAAATGCGGGGTGTTGGCCGAGAGATAGATGTAGCCTTCCTTGGTCGGATGAATGCCGGTGATGCCCCCCGAGCGCATGTCTCGCCCCACTTCGCGCGGCTCACCCTCAGCCCAGATCAGGCGTGCCGATTGCATGGTCAGGGCCGCGCGCAACAACGACACGCCCACATGCTGGCCGAGCCCGCTTTTCTCGCGCTCGTAGAGTGCGGATGCCACGCCGCCCGCCACCAATGCCGAGGCGTAGTAATCCACCACCGAGCCATACAGAATCTCTGGCGGCCCGTCCGTCTTGCCCTGCATGGTGCACATGCCGGTCATGGTCTGCAGCACTTGGTCGTAACCCGCCTTGGCCTTGAGTGGGCCCTTGCCGCCATAACCCGTGACGCTGCAATAAATGAGGCGCGGATTGATCAGCGCCAACTGCTCAAAGCCAATGCCAAGACGCTCCGGAACGCCTGGACGGAAATTGTGAACCAGCACATCTGCATCGCGCACCAGACGCATTAACACCGCGTGATCAGACTCCTGCTTCAAATCGAGCACCATGCCCCACTTGCTGCGGTTCACGCCAATGAATGCACGGCTCTCAGCCTCGAGCGTGGACGGATATTTTCGCAGGTTATCACCCACCGGCGGCTCGATCTTGATGACCTCCGCACCTTGGTCTGCCAGCAAAGAGCAGCCATAAGGTCCTGCAATGTAGGCACTCAGATCAAGCACACGCACGCCGCTGAGCGGGCCCGCTGGCCCCTTGCGTTCAGTTGGAGCAAAGCTCATGGTTCAGACTCTCCAGATTCTCTTGCTCAATCCGCGACGATGTTGCGTTCTTTGGCCAGCTTCTTCCAGCGCTCGACATCACTCTTGACCACATCACCGAACTGCGCCGATGTGATCGGCGTGACGATGGCACCCTCGCGCAGGAACTGGTCCTTGAGGTCCTGCTTGGCCAGCGCCTGATTCACCGCCTTGTTGAGCGTACTCACGATGCTGGCGGGCGTTCCCGCCGGTGCGAGCATGCCCCACCACAGATCGAACTCATAGCCCGGAACGGCTGTCGCCATGGGCGTCAGTTCCGGGGCAATCGGGCTCGGCTTCAGGCTGGTGATGCCCACAGCCTTGAGCTTACCGTTGCGGATCATTGGCAGGATCGACGGGCCGCTCGAGACCAGCATCTGTACCTGATTGCCGATTACATCGGTCACCGCAGGGCCCTGCCCCTTGTAGGGCACATGGGTGATGTCAAAACCTGGAACCATCGAGCGCAGATACTCCGTCGCCATGTGGTTCACGCTGCCCGTGCCGGACGTCGCGTAGTTGAACTTGCCAGGATTGGCCTTGATTGCCTTGACCAGCTCGGCCGGATTGCTCGCCGGGAATTCGTTGTTCACCGCGACCACCATCGGCCCCTTGGCGAACATCGCGATCGGCACCAGATTTTTCACCGGATCGAACGGCATCTTTGGCTGCACGCCCGCATTGGTCGTCATGCTCGACGACACTGCGACGAGCGTATAGCCATCAGGCGCCGCCTTGGTCACGAAGGCCGTCCCGGTGTTGCCGCTCGCGCCGGGGCGGTTGTCGACGATGATGGGTTGTTTGAGGATGTCGCCAATCTCCCTGGCGATCTGGCGCGCGAACACGTCATTGGAGCCGCCTGGCGGATAAGGCACGATCATCGTGATCGGTTTGTTCGGGTATGCCGCATCGGACGCCAGCGCGGGGGCTGCGCCGATAGTGGCTGCCGCAGTAAAGGCCAGCGCGGCGACAGCGATGCTGCGGCGTAAGAAGGACATTTTGGTTTGAAAGTTCATCATCGTCTCCTGCTCCACTCGTTGTTGGTCTCTTCAAAAATAAAATCGGCCGCGGATCATTTCGATGTGATTAAACCCATTGCCAGTGCACTCTGTACAATGGCTTCGGCCCGCAGCACGAACGGCCTATCGATCATCTTGCCATCCACCACATAGGCACCCACTGCGTTCTGATCGGCGTTGCGTGCGGCCTCGACGACTTTGAGCGCGTCATCGATCTCCTTTTGCGATGGCTGAAAGACCTCGTTCGCAATCGCGATCTGGCTGGGGTGAATACAGGTCTTGCCAAGAAATCCCATGCGGCGCGACAGCTCACATTCGGCACGGAATCCTTCCAC includes:
- a CDS encoding OsmC family protein; amino-acid sequence: MTVELERIQSSPMAAELRIREHVLRIDAPLKEGGEDTGPEPHDLYDAALASCKALTVLWYARHKGWTIGALKTQVERDASDERAGTYRLAVRMQVEADLSEAQWAELQRAAENCPIHKLMTRVTTEISTEIARGVA
- a CDS encoding DoxX family protein yields the protein MVTATHTSRSGLNSALLLLGRLLLAYMFLPAGIGKITGFDGTVGYIASQGLPIPQLLAAAAIVAEVGGGLALIVGFQIRLVSWGLAFFTLVAACLFHNYWTLSGAQAATQQLMFVKNLAIVGGLLALSVAGAGAWSMDAKRAGY
- a CDS encoding adenylate/guanylate cyclase domain-containing protein; protein product: MTGAQTTVVFADIVGSTSLYETLGNERAALMVTEVVQWMASRIEAEGGRVVKTLGDGVMALFSDSTVAVSGMLNLMREHRERIAEPIHSINPDVRMGLDCGEVLDVGGDCYGDAVNTAARLCDRAAAGEIWATEAVVNVTGDMPSARFVRLGHLKVRGKAEPLLMYQIEWRQDEGVEMLTQQGGLTEFGTITATSPLEIQFSWGRAHMQFRSSEVPVNVGRSSEAHLYIDDQRVSRLHARIDWIEGTFVLTDLSTFGTWVRFDGSDTPIQLRRDSCILHGNGELALSLPFSTEDAPRIAFHVTGTNLRFGEGVGPR
- a CDS encoding YebC/PmpR family DNA-binding transcriptional regulator, whose translation is MGAQWKAKGKALVADAKGKLFGKLVKEITVAARAGGDPNSNAALRMAVDAARKASMPKDTLERAIKKGSGVGADAVSYERVVFEGYAPHRVPVMVECLTDNPNRTAPNMRVLFRKGQMSAVAWDFDHVGMIEGEAANADADMEMAAIEAGAQDFEAGDEEGVTLFITDATDLDLVSKALPAQGVKVLSAKLGYKAKNPISAASLSAEAMEEVQAFLASLENDDDTQHVYAGLVD
- a CDS encoding CoA transferase, which encodes MSFAPTERKGPAGPLSGVRVLDLSAYIAGPYGCSLLADQGAEVIKIEPPVGDNLRKYPSTLEAESRAFIGVNRSKWGMVLDLKQESDHAVLMRLVRDADVLVHNFRPGVPERLGIGFEQLALINPRLIYCSVTGYGGKGPLKAKAGYDQVLQTMTGMCTMQGKTDGPPEILYGSVVDYYASALVAGGVASALYEREKSGLGQHVGVSLLRAALTMQSARLIWAEGEPREVGRDMRSGGITGIHPTKEGYIYLSANTPHFWTALCEKTGLVEIAANERYDSVRKRAQHKDELVPKLREALATHSALEWEAIFGEAVPCAAARAVEDMFDNPQVQAEAMIATFEHPTLGSYRGFTRAVEFDRTPGPEPFAAPVLGQHTEVLKTRVAQ
- a CDS encoding tripartite tricarboxylate transporter substrate binding protein; translated protein: MSFLRRSIAVAALAFTAAATIGAAPALASDAAYPNKPITMIVPYPPGGSNDVFARQIAREIGDILKQPIIVDNRPGASGNTGTAFVTKAAPDGYTLVAVSSSMTTNAGVQPKMPFDPVKNLVPIAMFAKGPMVVAVNNEFPASNPAELVKAIKANPGKFNYATSGTGSVNHMATEYLRSMVPGFDITHVPYKGQGPAVTDVIGNQVQMLVSSGPSILPMIRNGKLKAVGITSLKPSPIAPELTPMATAVPGYEFDLWWGMLAPAGTPASIVSTLNKAVNQALAKQDLKDQFLREGAIVTPITSAQFGDVVKSDVERWKKLAKERNIVAD